Within the Halomonas sp. HL-93 genome, the region GCTTTGTCACGGAATAGGATGGACTGCCCGAACATGCGAGGGCTGTCTAGCAGGACGGAATTAATCGCACCAGACCACTCGACGGTTTCTTCGAACAGGGGGATGGCCACGTCGACGCCTTCGGCCTTGAGCCGCTCGGCGATTTCCATAGACCGATCATTCAAGCGGATAAAATCCCACGAAATGAAAGGTATGTTGTTGGCGGCACAGAAGTCCTCCGCCCATTCTGGAGCAACTACCACATAGCGGCGATCAAATTTTTGTGCCGCTTTAATCGCATTAACGCTCCAGCCAAGTAGGGCGATATATCCCTTGTTTGGATCCTTTGGGGTCTCGGTTCCCTTAACCGAGTCCATTTCTGGATCGCGCCAAGCGGCTACGGCTTCGGGTAATTGCTTTTCTGATGTTATCGACATTCGATGTTCTCCTTTGCTGGGTGACCCAGACAGGCCGCGCCGACATTAGAGCGCACTGGGTGAAAAAGCCGCAGCCAGTGTTGTGTAGAGATGATCGAACATGCCAGCACTAGGGAAGTTTTTAAGCGTATTACTTCCTTCAAGCTAGTCGATTTCTTTACAAATGGCAATCGAGTTGTAGGGTTTTTGATGAAAGGTTGTAGAGGTTTTACTGCTGCGATTCACTTCGTAAGCTGTACGAATCAGGAGTACGAGAATTCAATATTTGCCTGAAGGTCTGCGTTGGGACGCTGTCATCTAAAGTACACCAACCATGCTTTATGGGAGCCACATCTTTATATGCTTTTTGCTAGGTCGGAAGGCTGAAAATGGGCGTACGTGTTTGCCTTATTTATGGGGTAGCTGGATGTGTTATTAAGGCGTTTAATAATTGAATTAAAAGCTAAAAAGGATATTGAGCCGTTAGCCCAATATCCCAATCACGGCCTTTAAACGAGTTCTTCTTCCTCAATCTTCACGTATGGCACGGGCCAGCATGTCGGTGATGGGTTTGGCCATGTAGCTGGAGAAGCTTCTTTCGCCTGTACGCAACATCACTTCGGCGGGCATACCGGCAAGCAGCTTCATGGTCTCGGTCATATCTTCTTCGCCTTCGGTGGTGACGCGCAGACGTACCTTGTAGTAGCGGGCCCGGGTCGCTTCGTCCTCAAAGCTATTGGCGCTTACGTGGATGACTTCGCCGTCGATGACGTTTGAAAGACGCTGGTTGAAAGCGCTGAAACGGATCTCGGCGGGCTGACCCATGTAGAGGTGGTCAATATCATGGTCCGGTACCTTGGCTTCGACGATGAACCCCACATCGGTTGGCACGATATCCAGCAGGGGGTCACCCGAACGGATAACGCCGCCCAGCGTATGCACTTTCAGGCCCACTACTGTGCCTGAAACCGGTGCTAGCACTTCGGTGCGGTTCACCTTGTCCATCAGGGCAGTGAGCCGCTCTTCGGCGTCGGCCACTTCGGCCTGGGTCTGGCGTAGAGCCTCGCCCACTTGCTGCTGAAACTCCTGCAGGCGAACCTGCTTTTGCAGCGCGTTTTCACTGATTTGTGAATGCAGCCGGGCAACTTCTGAGGCGTGCTGGGCATTGACGCTCTGGTATTCGAGGCTTTCTCGCTCCAGTTCGTGCATCCGCTGGCTGCTGATCATGCCATTTTGAAACAGTTTGCGGTGATTGGCGGCGTCGCCTTCGAGCGAGCTGATGCGCCGCTGATTGATGTTCTGCGTATTGATCAGGCCTTCAATCTGCTCGTTCATTTGCACAATCTGCTCGTCAAGAGACGCCAGCGTACTGGTGAGCGACTCACGCCGGGAGTCGAATAAGCGGCGCTGGACATCAAGCACCTCCTTCACTCGGGGATGCTCCGAGGCGGTAAGCTCCTCGGGAAAGCTTAGCGTCTCGGCGTTGCTCAGCTCAGCCAAAAGCCGTACCTCGGTGGCGCGGCTGATAAGGTAGTCAGAGCGGGTGACCTGCAGTTGGGAGCGTGCCTGGGTGTCGTCCAGTACCATCAGCACATCCCCGGTTTCAACATGGTCGCCATCTTCAACCTCAATATGTTTGATGATTCCGCCTTCCAGGTGCTGAACCGTTTTGGTAAAACTTTCTACCGACACAGAGCCTGGTGCCACAACGGAAACCGCCAGATTGGCGAACACTGACCAACTGCCAAACCCCCCAACGGCGATGATCAAAATGGCGATGCCCAGTCGGCGGTAGCGCGTATCTTCGAGCGGTAATTCATCGCTTTTTGCGGGTGCGATGCCGGGCCCTTGAGGCTTCTGCATACTCATGACGGGGTCTCCTCGCCGCCATGGCGGCCTCGTGCGCTAGGTTTTAGTGACGCGACGCGCTGGGACGGCACAGGGCGGCCGCCATCTGCCGTCATGCGTGTAACGGGCGCTATTCTGGTGGGTGGTTTGAGCGAGGCGATCTGGCCTTCTTTCAGCACCAGTACCCGATCGACATTTCTCAGTAGGAGCGAGCGGTGAGTAATGATCAATGCCGTGGTGCCTTCCTGGCGTAGCCGAACCAAGCAGTGGGCAAGGGCCTGCTCACCGGCATCGTCCAGATTGGCATCGGGCTCGTCCATGACGACCAACACGGGCTTGCCATACAGCGCCCGCGCCAGGCCGATACGCTGGCGCTGGCCTGCGGAGAGGGCGTTTCCTCCGTGGGAGAGCCAGGTGTCATAGCCGTTGGGTTGTTCAAGAATCATGTCATGCACGCCAGCTCTCTGTGCCGCCAGTACCACCGCTTGGGGGTCGACTTCGTCAAAGCGGGCGATATTTTCCGAGATCGTGCCATCGAACAGCTCGATATCCTGGGGCAGGTAACCGATGTGGGGGCCCAGGGCGATACGATTCCACTGGGTAATGTCGGCACCGTCCAGGCGCACACAGCCGAACTGGCTTGGCCAGATGCCTAGCGCCACGCGGGCCAGGGTCGACTTGCCGGAGGCGCTGGGCCCCACGATGGCGATGTGTTCGCCCTTGGCGATGGTCAGGTTGATATCGCGCAGGGTCGCCAGTTTCTGTCCAGGTGGTGCCGCCGTCACCCCCTCAAGCGTGAGGCGTCCTTTAGGGTTGGGAAGTGGCATGCGCGGCTCTTCAGCAGGAATCGCCGTCAGCAGCTCTTCGAGACGCGCCTTGGCGGTGCGAGCTCCAGAGAACCCCTTCCAGCCGTTAATCATCTGATCAATAGGGGCCAAGGCGCGTCCCATCAGAATGGAACCCGCGATCATCATGCCGGGCGTTAGGTCGCCCGCCAGTACCAGATACGCTCCTAGGCCGAGAATCAGCGACTGGAACATCAGCCTGAGCACCTTGGAGGTATTGGTGATCAGCCCGGCTCTGTCGCTGGCTTTGGATTGCAGGACCAGGTATTCGCGATGGCGCACGCTCCAGCGGCCCATAATGCCCGGCAACATGCCCATGGCGTGGAGCACCTCGGCGTTTCTCAGGTTGCTGTTGGCCAGGTCCTGGGACATCACATGCTGGCTGTTGGCGTCATTCAGCAGCGCTTTGGTGGTGACCTCGTTGATGATGGCAAGTGTCGTCAGGATGATGCCCGCCCCCAGGGCGAACAGCCCAAACCAAGGGTGGAACAACGCCAGCACGCCGATATAAATCGGCACCCAAGGCGCATCGAAGAAAGCAAACAGGCCGTTTCCAGAAAGAAACTGGCGCAGTGTCGTCAGGTCATTCAGCGGCTGGGCCGAGGGCTTGCCGGGCATCATCAGCGAGCGTTTGAACATCGCCGAATAAAGTCGCTGGCTGATCTGCACATCGAGTTTATTGCCGATCCTTACGAGGATGCGTGACCGCATCAGCTCAAGCCCCCCCATCACCACAAACAGGAAAACCACGACCAGGGTCAGCATCAGCAGCGTTTCCTGACTGCGCGTGGTGATGACCCGATCATAGACCTGCAACATGTAAAGCGGTGGCACGAGCATCAGCAGATTAATAAACAAACTGAATAGACCAACATAAAGGAAGCTGCGTTTGCAGGTGCTAAGCACTTTCTGCAAGTCCGACCCTTCGTGCGAATTCAACATGGCTGAGCTCCAGAGCATTGTTGGGTGGTGCTTAAGGCCCAGCTATCACGCTACCGACAAGAGGGGTCTTGCCATCAATGATGCGGGTCACCATGAGAGGACTTATCGCCTAATGGCCAGCTACCTGCCGCGAGGCGATGCCGCTCTTTTGTAATCATTATGTAAATAATATGTTAGTTAGCGTATCAGGTTCTTTTTGAAGGCAGAGGATCAATTTTTTAGTTTTGTTTGAGTTAATCACTCGTGCGCAAATTTGGATTAACCAACACTTACCGTGAGTCGGCAACGTTATTTTTCTAACGAAAACCACCGATTTTTTATGTCACGTTTAGCGGTCTCAATATTGTCGAGATCGGCACTATTTATTTTAAGTGTATGTTTTTAATTGCTTTTATGCTTATATATTTTTGACAAATTGTAACAATTGGATACATTCTGGTGCTCTTGGTCTTATCTTGCCACCCTGGAAAGCTCGATTAGACTCACCAAGTGTCGCTCCGATTTGCCAGCGGTTATAGGGCTATATGCTGCCACTTGCGGAAGGGATCATTGTAACAAGCGCTGTAACAAAAGCTTGGTGGGTGCTCACAGGCGCACATTCTGGTGTGTTTGAAGAATTCTAATGAAAACCGTGAGGTGGACCATGTTTTCGATGTCATTTGTTTCCGGTCAGGCGAAGTCTCTACTGGGTGCCGTTCATGAAGGCGGACGTTGGGGTAGAGATACCTTCCAAGGCCATCAACTGCACGTGGAGCCTCACCCCTCTCCTTGGGAATCGTCTATCAAAGCGATGCGCATGGCATGGGAAGACGCTCGCAATGAAGTGTCAGTATTCGAGAGTTTTGAGCGGCCCTTTGTCTTCGAGAACCTGCCCACGCCAGCGCTGGGACGGCTGAAAATGCGCCTGGAAGCCATGGACGAATGGGGCCAGGTACTACCCCATTCGAATATGAGCATTGACCTGGATGTGGTGCCAGAAAGTGAGGGCATCGCGGAAGCTGCATCCGAGCCATTCGCCGCCACGCTCGCGGAGGAGCCCATTCTTGCGCAGGCAGACGAAGGCGTTTTTGCCCAGGCGATACTGGTGGACACCTTCACACCGATACGTATTCAGGCAGAAGATGACGACGCCAGCGATGGTGCCTCGGCGGTCATTTCGGGCGACGGTATCAACGTGGTCGATGATCCCGAAAGCCAACCCAATGCCGTCAACGCCGACGGCCAGGCCTACGTCGATTACGGCGACGGTGTTAACGGCGGTGAGACGCTGACCTTTACCTTCAGCGTTGAAGAAGCAGGTGAGTACGAGTTGGCGCTGGGTTATGCCTTGAGCCAGAACGACGATGGTACGGATCGAAACCGCCCCCTGCGGCTGGACGTCAACGACGAGTTAGTGGATCGCATGTTCGATCTGCCCAGCACCACCCTGACCAACGACTCAACCGACTTTAGCGAATTTGGCGAACGCACCATTCGCGTGCAGCTAGAGGCGGGCGAGAACACGGTAACCTTTACCTCCAACGGTGCCAGCGGCCCCAATATTGACTATCTGGAAGTGCGCGCGCCTGCCTCAGACGTTTACGTGGTTCAGGCGGAAGATCTTGTGCTGTCGCCTGCGGCTGACAACAAAGACGGTGAAACCAACCGTGTGGTCACCGTCGACAACATCGCCGACTTTACCACTGGTAACGAAACCTTCCGTGTGGGCGCCGAGGGCGCAAGCTATCTCGATTGGGCGTTCGGCAATGCCGATGCCTACGGCGAGTTCACTCTGGATGTCGCCACCGCCGGTACCTACAACGTCACCGTGACCTATGCCTCTGCAGGTAATCCGCGTCCGTTGGACCTATCCCTGGTCGATGGCGAAGCGCTTAGTTCACTTGGAACCTTTAATTTTGCGGAGACAAGTGAGCCCGTTTACTACCCAGACGACGTGAACGACGATGTGCCCACGGCCAACCAGCCAGCTGTACCCGGCGGTAACAACACGCGGCAGAGCGAGTGGGAAGGCTGGTCCACCGAGACCATTGAAATTTCCCTTGCCGCAGGCAGCAACACCCTGCGATTAGGCGGTGCCGCCAACGGCCCCAATATCGACAAGATCGAAGTGGCGTTACTTGAGGCCGACCCGGTCGATCCTACCGGGCCGGTGATTGATCCGGTCGTCGTTCAGGCCGAAGACGCCGAATTGGGTGTCGATAACGACGCCGGCACCCTGGTACGCGACGCCGAGAACCCCGAGAGCGGTGCAAGTTTCCAAGGCCTTCGTGCCGACTATTCCGGTACCGGCTATGTCGACTACGGCAGCGTGCCTGGCGATAGCCTGACCTTCACGGTCAACGTGGCAGAAGCAGGCGACTACGACCTGAACTTCCGCTATGCCACCAATGATGCCAGGCCGATGGATTTTTCGGTGAATGGCGCGGCTACAAGCTCGCTTGCTTTCCTGTCAACCGACCCTGACGGCGGAGGCGCGGAGGAAGGCTTCGACCACTGGGGATACGAGACCCTGACCGCATCGCTGGTTGCCGGTGAGAATACACTCGTGATGAGCATCCCCGCTGGAGCGAACAAGGGGCCCAACCTCGACCGCATTGAAGTCACCACTGCGGGTACCGGTCCAGTGGGCGATGTCCAGGCGGATGCCGATGAGACACCGTTGGCTTTCAGCGCCGACAACCTCTTGATTAACGGCGCCAACGCCAATGCGGCCGGGTTTAGCGTGACGGGGCTTGATGATGACATCGTATCTGTCGGGGTGAGCTTCGATGAGGGCGTCACCGTCGAAGACGTCACGCCAGACGCCGACGGCAACTTCACCCTGGATCTCTCAGGGCAAGACGACGGTGATCTCACCGCCACACTGATCGCCATGGACGCCTTTGGCAACCGCGCTGAGCAGTCACTTGATCTCACCCTGGATACCACGGCCGACGAGGGCGACGATCTGGCACTGGAAGGTCCTGCCGCCGAGATCGAACCCGATGACAGCGACACGGTGGTGTTTAGTGTTGCGGGCGTCGACGCCGACTCTACGCTTGAAGTCAGCTTCGATGGCGGCGCCACTCGCCAGACGGCCACCAGCGATGGCGATACCCTTTCAGTGGATCTATCGGGGCAGAGCCCAGGCGAGGTGACGGTAACGCTTATCGTCACAGACGCCGCCGGTAACGAAGCAAGCGTAGCAGACACCGTGACACTGGCTGGAGCGACCGACCCGGAACCGGTGGCGATCGATGTCATCTTCGACGACGCTATCATCAGCGCCTACAACGACACCCAGGACAATCCGGCAAGCGGCACGGGCGCTGTGGTGGAAGACGACGGTGCCACGCTCACGCTGAATGACAACGTCTGGAAACGCGCCGAGCTGCCGAGCAGCTACACCATTACCGGGCAAACGTTGCTGACGCTGGACGTGGCTATCTCGGAATCGCCGGTACCGGAAATCGTCGCGATCGGGTTCGATGCCGACGACAACCCCTTCAACGGCGGCAATAGCGTCTATCAGCTCGGCGGCACCCAGACCCAGGGCGGGTTTGTCGACCTGCGCGGCCAGGGCGTCGACAATGAGGACGGCACTTTCCGCTTCACCATTGATCTGTCGGCGCATGCCGGCACCACCATCGACTCGCTGGTGTTCGTCAACGACGATGACCTGGGCGCCAAGGGCAGCACGAGCTTCAGCGGCGTGAGCCTTTCCGAAGATGAGGTAGTGGACACCAACAACGCGCCGCGCGTAGTCGGCGGCGGCATTGCGGACCTCACGCTGGATGAAGGCTCAAATATCGAGGTCGACCTGCCCTTCGTCGATGACGATGGCGACGCGCTTAGCTTCAGCTTCGTGGTCACCGACGGCGACGGCCAGCCGGTCACCGTGGACGGCCTGAGCGTCGCCGACCAGGTGCTCAGCGGCAGCCTCGAAGGACTCGCCCCCGGCGACTACACCATTTCGGTGACCGCCGATGACGGCACTACCAGCACCTCGACCGACTTCGCACTGACGGTCGAGAACGTCAATGACGCGCCGGTGGCCGAACCGGTGGCACTGGAGCCTTACTTTGGCGAAGTCGGTGAGAGCTTTATCCAGATTCCGCTCGCGGACTTTGAGTCACTGTTTTCCGACCCCGATGGCGACAGCCTGACGCTCTCCGCCGAGGATCTGCCCGCCGGGCTTGAGGTAGTAGATGGCGTTATTCAGGGCACGCCGAGCCAAGGCGGCACCTTTGATGTAGTGATTCGCGCCACCGATCCGGCTGGCCTTTCCGACACCCAAACGCTGAGCTTCGTGATCGAAGGCACGCAAGTGGGTGATGCCATTACCATCGAGGCGGAAAACTTCACCGATCTCGATGCGTCCAACCTGATCGTGACCGGCAGCGCAAGCGCCTCCAACGAACAGCTGATCCGGCTGACCAGTAACGAACCCGCGACTATCGGTACCGACCTGGCAGCCGGTGGCGTAGAGCCCGGTTGGTACGTGGCCCGGCTGTATGTGTTCGATGAAAACGATGGTGAAGGCTCATTGACGCTGACCATCGGCGATACCGTGCTTGAAGCGCGCAATACCGCAAGCGACAGCCTGAGCTCCGATGTGGTGCTCAGCGACGACTTTGGCACCATCGTGGGCGAAGGCCCCCGTGGTAATGCGGGTCAGAGCGGTAACCGCAAGGAAATTGCCTTCGAAACGCCTTTCGAGGTGACCGCCGGTGACCTGGCGAGCCTTGAGCTGCGCGGTGCTGACGGTGAGCTGATGCGCATCGACTCCTTGGTGTTTGAACGCATTGAGGAGCCGACCAACACCGCCCCAACGCTTGAAGGCTTGGCGAGCGACCTCAGCGTCGACGAGAACAGTTCAGCCGTGGCCAGTCTGGTGATCGACGATGCCGATGGTGACAACCTGACCATCACGCTGTCCGGTGCCGATGCGGCGCTATTTACTTACGATGAGGTGAGCGGGGAGCTTGCGTTCGTCAACCCGCCGGACGCCGAACTGGCTGCCGACAGCAATGAAGACGGCGTGTATGAACTGACGGTCACCGTCTCCGACGGTGAAGACAGCGTCTCGCAGGACACCCTGATTACGGTGGCGGACCTCAACGAGAGTATCGTCATCGATCAGACGGCGTATTCGATTGATGAGAACCTGACCGAGATCGGCGCGATTCCGGTGGTCGACGAAGATGGTGCTACGACAGGCCTGAGCGCACCGGTGTTCGCTATTACCGGCGGCGCCGATGCACCGCTGTTTACCATCGACGAGACGACCGGCGTACTGAGTTTCACCAGCGCCCGCGACTTCGAGCTTCCGGTGGATGACGATGAAGATGGCGTTTACGAAGTCGAGGTCACGGTAACCGATGGCGATCTGAGCGACGTTCAGACCCTGGAAGTCACCGTTGATGATGTCGACGAAGCGCCCTTCACGCCGCTCAGCCTGCAAGTGCAGGACGGCACGGTGACCAGCTTCGATGACGACGCCAACGAAACGGATACCACCATTCGCAATGCGGATAATCCCGAAGATAATCCAGATTTAGAGAACGGCCTGCGCCCGGACTTTTCCGGCACCGGCTATCTGGACTTCGGCGATACCGCTGGTGACAACGTCACCTGGCAGGTCGAGGTGGCACAAGCGGGCGAGTATGACATTAGCGTGCGCTATGCCACCAACTCCGATCGTCCGCTGGATCTGGTCATCAATGGCGGTGCGCCGGTCGTGCTCGACATGCTGGCGACCGACCCAGACGGCACCGGGCCGGAGGAAGGTTTCGACAATTGGCTGTTCGAGACCGTCACCGTGACCCTGGAAGCGGGTACCAACAGCATCGAACTGGCGATTCCGGAAGGCGCGACCACCGGCCCCAATATCGACCGTATCGAAATCACCGAGGGCGGCAGCGGACCGATCCCCGTCGATGACAGCGCGGATGAAGATGGCAACCTGACCCTGACCGCTGCAGCCGATACCCTGGAACCCGATCAGCTTGATGCAGCGCTGTTCAATGTGAGCGGTGCCGATGACGACATTGTTAGCTATGAAGTCAGCTTCGACGGCGGCACCACGCGTACGGAAGTAACGCCTGAGGCCAATGGCGATATCACGGTGGATCTAAGCGGCCAAAGCGGTGACGTTACCGTGACGCTGATCGTCACCGATGCGGTAGGCAACGAGGCCGAGGCCAGCGATAGCGTGACCATCGATGACGGCAGCGTGGTCGTGGAGCCCATCACTCTGCAAGGAGAGGAGGCGAGCGTCACCGATGTCGGTGGCACCGGCCAGGGGGCCGTCACGCGTGTGGTGGATGCTGATAATCCCGATGACTTTGAAAACTTCCGCGAAGGCGCGGTGGGTGACGCCTATCTGGACTTCGGTACCGATGCCGGTGATCAGATCACGTTCAATATCGACGCACCCGCAGCGGGTACCTACACGGCGACGATTCGTTACGCTAACGGCGCCGCCACCCCTCGGCCGCTCGACCTGACGGTCAATGGCAGTGCGCAACCGCAGGTGCCTTTTGCCAACGCGCCGGACGATGGCGTCAACGACCCCTGGGATGAATGGTTGGAGCAGGAGGTACAGGTCACCTTCGAAGAGGGCGCCAATACCTTCACGCTGACCATCCCCACGGTGGCTAACGGTGGTACGAACAACGGCCCCAACATCGATCAGGTCGTGTTCAGCTTCGATGATGGTGATACAACCCCAGCGCCGTTCACCTTCGAGATTCAGGGCGAGGCGTTGTCGATCGACGATGATGAGCCTACTCCCGATACCGTGGTGCGTGACGCCAGCAATCCTGAAACTAACGAAGCGGCGGGCCCCGATGGGCTATGGGATGGCTATACCGGCAGCGGCTATCTCGATATGGGGGGCGAAGTGGGTGATGCGGCCTTCTTTGACGTGGAGGTCGAGGAAGCCGGTACCTATACCCTGAGCGTACGCTACACCAATGGTGATGGAAGTGGCGCAAATCGGCCCATGGATATACTGGTGGGCGGCGAGTCGCAGGGTGAGATTGCCTTCCCCGTTACCGGTGAAGGGAATGACGGCTGGCTGAACTGGCAAGAGGCTACGATCGAGGTTGAACTTGAGGCCGGCAGCAATACCATTCGCCTGGAAAACCTGACCACCAACGGCCCTAACATCGATAGCCTCAGCGTGACTCGCGAGGGTGTCGAGCCTCCGGAGGTGGTCGAGCCCGTTGATCGCTTCTCGGTCAAGATCAACTTCCAGCCCGAGGGCGTGGCGGTGCCGGAAGGCTATATTGCCGATAACGGCAAAGCCTTCGGCACGCAGTCGGTGACCATCGATGGCCAGACCTACCAGTACGGCTGGGTCACCGAGGAATCGATCTACGACGATGAACCCGGCACGACGCCGCTGGATATCAGCGAGCTGACCAGCGTCGCGGTCAATGACCGTACCGATGATATCGCGGGTCTCGACCCGCGTCAGGGCACCTATGCCCACTTCGATCAGCCCGGAAGCGAGTATGTACGCGCCGGCTGGGAAATCGAGCTGGAAGACGGCTACTACGAGGTCACCATCTCGATTGGCGACACCTCCGGGCCTTATGACAGCCGTAACGTGCTGAATGCGGAAGGCGAGCTGTTCAACGACCCCTTCACCCCGTTCCGGCCAGACGACTTCCCGGCGGATGGCAATCCGGGCAACGACACAGAAGGCGCACGTTCTGATCTGGTGACGCGCATCGTGCAGGTGACGGACGGCCGGCTGACGCTCGACTCGATGGGACTCGACAACGAGAACACCGAGATCCAGTACATCGAGATCCAGTCGCTGCCCGACCTGACCCCGGATGATGATCGTGAAGCGCCGCAGGACTACGCCTTCTTCACCGATGCCCGCGCGATTGCTGGCGTCGGGGAAAACGAAGTGGAAGTTGACCTCGACGCAGAAGACGGTGCTATTCCCACGGGCGTTGACCCGACCTCGGACATCTTCGTGGGAATTTCGGTGGTCGACGGGCGTGGCGGCGCCTTGCTGGAAAGCCTGAACGACGGCTCGGTGAAGCTGTTCGAAACGGTTACCGGCGAGGAAGTCTCGTTCAACGTCAATACTACCGGTGGCTTTGACTCGCTGACCATTTCGCCGAGCCAGATGCTCAAGCCGTTTACCAGCTATACCCTGGTGATCGACGGCTTCCGTGACCGCGGCCCTAACGATGATAATGATGCCCCGACCCGCGAGTTCCAGAAGTACACCAACACCTTCGTTACCGGTGAAGAACCGGAGGTGGTCGCTCGCGACGTAGCGTTCAACGATGTGGTCGAGCTCAACGGTGAAGCGGACAATGCCTTCGGCTTCACGTCGCTTGAGATGAGCCCCGACGGCGCCTTCATGTACATCGCGACCATCGGCGGTGATCTGTTGCGCTACAACGTCGATCCGGTCGACGGCTCGCTATCCAACCGCCAGGACCTGAGCCTGCCGAACGATTACTTCGACCAGCCCGGGGAGAGTCAGCAACGTGGCATCATCGGCTTGGTGGTGGATCCCACCGACCCGAACGTGCTGTGGATCACCGATAACTACCCGATCCCGCTCAATGGACGCGATAACGGTGTGCCGGAGTTCAGCGGCCGCATTACCAAGATCACGCTGGACGGCGGTAGTGATTTTTCCGGTACCGCCGAGCCCTACATCACCGGGCTGCCGCGCTCCAAC harbors:
- a CDS encoding type I secretion system permease/ATPase gives rise to the protein MLNSHEGSDLQKVLSTCKRSFLYVGLFSLFINLLMLVPPLYMLQVYDRVITTRSQETLLMLTLVVVFLFVVMGGLELMRSRILVRIGNKLDVQISQRLYSAMFKRSLMMPGKPSAQPLNDLTTLRQFLSGNGLFAFFDAPWVPIYIGVLALFHPWFGLFALGAGIILTTLAIINEVTTKALLNDANSQHVMSQDLANSNLRNAEVLHAMGMLPGIMGRWSVRHREYLVLQSKASDRAGLITNTSKVLRLMFQSLILGLGAYLVLAGDLTPGMMIAGSILMGRALAPIDQMINGWKGFSGARTAKARLEELLTAIPAEEPRMPLPNPKGRLTLEGVTAAPPGQKLATLRDINLTIAKGEHIAIVGPSASGKSTLARVALGIWPSQFGCVRLDGADITQWNRIALGPHIGYLPQDIELFDGTISENIARFDEVDPQAVVLAAQRAGVHDMILEQPNGYDTWLSHGGNALSAGQRQRIGLARALYGKPVLVVMDEPDANLDDAGEQALAHCLVRLRQEGTTALIITHRSLLLRNVDRVLVLKEGQIASLKPPTRIAPVTRMTADGGRPVPSQRVASLKPSARGRHGGEETPS
- a CDS encoding HlyD family type I secretion periplasmic adaptor subunit — its product is MSMQKPQGPGIAPAKSDELPLEDTRYRRLGIAILIIAVGGFGSWSVFANLAVSVVAPGSVSVESFTKTVQHLEGGIIKHIEVEDGDHVETGDVLMVLDDTQARSQLQVTRSDYLISRATEVRLLAELSNAETLSFPEELTASEHPRVKEVLDVQRRLFDSRRESLTSTLASLDEQIVQMNEQIEGLINTQNINQRRISSLEGDAANHRKLFQNGMISSQRMHELERESLEYQSVNAQHASEVARLHSQISENALQKQVRLQEFQQQVGEALRQTQAEVADAEERLTALMDKVNRTEVLAPVSGTVVGLKVHTLGGVIRSGDPLLDIVPTDVGFIVEAKVPDHDIDHLYMGQPAEIRFSAFNQRLSNVIDGEVIHVSANSFEDEATRARYYKVRLRVTTEGEEDMTETMKLLAGMPAEVMLRTGERSFSSYMAKPITDMLARAIRED